The genomic DNA TCAAAGAGGGGTAGTTTACCTTCTTTTTTAATAACTTTTTCAAGAATTATTTATCCATTATCCATCTTCTGGCTGCAAATAAGATTAAAAAAAGGAACCAATTTTCTGCCCATAGATTCAAAAATGACGACATCTCAGTTATGGTTTAATTTATTACCAGTTTTTGCATCTCTGTTAACAGTATTTTTTTCTGTAACAAATACATTTTTGTATATTTTAGGAACAATACTTAATTCTTAAGTTGCATAAGTTATTTATATCCTAAATTTCACTAGAAATTTCTCTTATTAAAAACATAATGTAAAGAAATTTGCCTTTTAAATATATTTGTTTAAATTTTAAATAGTGATCAATAAAATCATGAAAAATATTTCATTAAAGGGAAATATTAATTTTGACAAAAAGAAAGATATAAATGATTATGAATTATTCTCTTTAAAAATAACAGATAGTTTATATAAAAAAGATATAGGAAAATTTCTTGAGACCCTTTCCTCTCACTTTATTTAGGAAAAAGATTTTTTTTCTAATCTTCAAATTCAAACAGTACTATTAATAAATAGCAATTTGAGCGATAATAAGTAAAATTTTAAGAAAAAACCAATGCAATTATTTCTTGCTGACTGCCAATTCCCAGATATTGAGAATCAAGTAAAAGCTTATCAATTATTTGTGGAGGCCTGGGAAAACGGTGAAATTTCTAAATCAGATAAAACAGACAAATTTGAGATGTTATTTAGAGTGCATGCTCCAGGTGAAGGTAGGGTAGTTTGTTTATGTAAGGCACATAGTGATAAAGAAATTTTTGCGCATTTTGCTCCATGGAGAGCAAAATTTGGAATTCATATGGAATTTACACCTGTAATAAGTTGTCAAAATGTTGTTGATTATCATAAAGATTTATTTAAAACTTTAGGTTAATTAGCTTAGATCTCAAATTTATCGTGATTAAACCATTTCCCAATCTTCTATCTAAACGAAATAGCAACTTAGTATCTTCTAAAAATAGCCCCAAACAAGAAGAAAACGTTAAATCTAAACCATTAATAATATTTGGTTTTATCCTTTCATTAACTTCGATATTTTTACTTTTATTCACTATTAATAATAAGTTTGGATGATATTTGAGTAATTAGAACTATTCCCTGGGAACAATTATGTTCTATTATAAATTTAAAAATAACTTACTATATGGCATTTAAAGAAGGTGGTATGGCATCAGGTCTTCTCATCATCGCAGTATCAATAGTTTTTGCTGCCGGTTTTGGATTTTTAGTATTGCATTTTGTTCCTGGTACTCCATTTTAAGTTATCCAACTGAATTAAATTCACAAAATATTTTTAAACATTAACACTTTCTAAATCCTGCATTTGATTGTCATCAAGATTAGATTTCTTCCTTAATTGATAGGCATACACTAAAGATCCTAAAGCTATGGTACTAGAGACAAAAATTCCTGATATGAGTATCAAAGCAAAAAGTCCTCCAATTAGTCCCCCTTTTAATCTAAGCAAATTTGATTTAATTAAAAGTATTGATAAAAAAACGATAGTTGCTTTTAGAGAAGAGATTTTCAAAAAAGTAAATGGATAAAGA from Prochlorococcus marinus str. GP2 includes the following:
- a CDS encoding DUF3303 domain-containing protein, with amino-acid sequence MQLFLADCQFPDIENQVKAYQLFVEAWENGEISKSDKTDKFEMLFRVHAPGEGRVVCLCKAHSDKEIFAHFAPWRAKFGIHMEFTPVISCQNVVDYHKDLFKTLG